A section of the Glandiceps talaboti chromosome 8, keGlaTala1.1, whole genome shotgun sequence genome encodes:
- the LOC144439229 gene encoding telomerase protein component 1-like: protein MGCTPTKQSTSTSTGSEKTDQSSRESPSTKASNWSSPSQTIVVDGKWWLAAVKQQVERGQQKMLEIMKERRGWKTIRLFVSSTFSDMHAEREHLVKRVFPKLREWCEPRKLRLVECDLRWGIPKDSTTEATIQTCLSEIDRCKEENQYPYFVNLLSERYGWVPEMNEVPDDIRLRYQWVPGMSITAMEVHHAAYREANPNALFFFRDPSFTEELPSKEIQTMFVDHKEDSKTSLFELKRMIKDAFPEKTKEYSCNVDGVNEEGKVGPVRTIVMKHLEINSEVIFLFNLGLDQFGDQVLDHFQDLLAYQYPTDKLHDAEDIAQVQREEHEIFMANRSQVLLGRDNEVQAITDYINSSSNVPLVVVGKPGAGKSALIAYMAEKYVQNTEKYKVFYHFVGATPGSTNLHRLLSRIWTELMHHSDPVPVDLDELIRSMANVYSKANNWALGANKEVVLFIDALNQMESDGESFKLRWLPTTLPAKVRLVVSTLDGPFLYTLRSREVKPREVAVNPLPEGIPNVKIGS, encoded by the exons ATGGGTTGCACTCCGACGAAGCAGTCAACGTCAACGTCAACAGGCTCGGAGAAAACGGACCAGTCTTCGCGCGAATCACCTAGTACAAAGGCATCGAACTGGTCGTCGCCTTCCCAAACGATAGTTGTGGACGGAAAATGGTGGCTGGCAGCGGTAAAACAACAGGTGGAGAGAGGACAACAGAAGATGTTGGAAATAATGAAAGAG AGACGTGGTTGGAAGACAATCCGTCTATTCGTCAGTAGTACATTTAGTGACATGCACGCAGAAAGAGAACACTTAGTAAAGAGAGTTTTCCCTAAACTGAGAGAATGGTGTGAACCACGTAAACTAAGACTTGTGGAGTGTGATCTCCGATGGGGTATTCCCAAAGATTCTACTACAGAAGCCACAATTCAGACATGCTTGTCAGAAATCGACAG gTGTAAAGAAGAAAACCAATATCCTTACTTCGTTAATTTGTTATCTGAACGGTATGGCTGGGTGCCTGAAATGAACGAAGTACCCGACGATATCCGACTCAG ATATCAATGGGTACCCGGTATGTCTATCACGGCAATGGAAGTCCACCATGCTGCATACAGAGAAGCAAACCCAAAC GCTCTGTTTTTCTTTCGAGATCCTTCGTTTACAGAAGAGTTGCCAAGCAAAGAGATCCAAACTATGTTTGTCGATCACAAAGAAGACTCGAAAACGTCACTCTTCGAGTTGAAACGTATGATTAAGGATGCTTTTCCCGAGAAAACTAAGGAGTACAGCTGTAACGTTGATGGTGTTAATGAAGAGGGAAAG GTTGGTCCGGTACGTACAATTgtgatgaaacatttagagatCAATTCTGAAGTAATATTTCTCTTCAACTTAGGTCTTGATCAATTTGGTGACCAGGTTCTTGATCATTTTCAAGACCTGTTAGCGTATCAATACCCAACTGATAAACTTCACGATGCTGAAGATATTGCACAGGTGCAGAGAGAGGAACATGAGATATTTATGGCAAATCGCTCCCAG GTACTTCTAGGTAGAGATAACGAAGTCCAAGCAATCACAGATTATATCAACTCATCCTCTAACGTCCCGTTGGTAGTTGTTGGAAAACCAGGTGCCGGTAAAAGTGCATTAATAGCCTACATGGCAGAAAAATACGTCCAAAATACCGAGAAATATAAG GTATTTTACCATTTCGTTGGAGCAACCCCGGGTTCGACAAATTTACACAGACTGTTGTCTCGCATATGGACTGAATTGATGCACCATTCTGATCCGGTACCCGTCGATCTGGACGAACTTATACGGAGTATGGCAAATGTTTATTCTAAAGCTAATAACTGGGCTTTGGGAGCGAATAAAGAAGTCGTTCTATTCATTGATGCTTTGAATCAAATGGAATCTGATG GTGAATCATTCAAGTTAAGGTGGCTACCCACCACATTGCCAGCGAAAGTACGTCTCGTTGTCAGCACTCTGGATGGACCATTTCTGTACACGCTGAGATCACGTGAAGTAAAACCGAGAGAAGTGGCAGTCAATCCTCTTCCAGAGGGAATCC CAAATGTCAAAATTGGTTCGTAA